One part of the Quercus lobata isolate SW786 chromosome 7, ValleyOak3.0 Primary Assembly, whole genome shotgun sequence genome encodes these proteins:
- the LOC115953857 gene encoding uncharacterized protein LOC115953857 isoform X2: MSTSVTSLLHRQFSNWREPFSRQKGWLLWAGIGFLGTVTALTGASMSFLSGGSLQTDVLGRLLPLVGFQVSALLTWWASLVSLLHFLRRPCFEGF, translated from the exons ATGTCCACCTCCGTCACTAGTCTCCTCCACCGCCAATTTTCTA ATTGGAGGGAACCCTTTAGTCGACAGAAAGGATGGCTATTGTGGGCAGGGATTGGCTTTCTTGGTACTGTAACAGCCTTAACAGGAGCTTCTATGTCCTTTCTCAGTGGTGGGAGCCTACAA ACTGATGTTCTAGGTCGCTTGCTTCCACTAGTTGGATTTCAAGTATCAG CACTGCTTACTTGGTGGGCATCACTAGTGTCTTTGCTCCACTTCTTGAGGAGACCTTGTTTCGAGGGTTTTTAA
- the LOC115953857 gene encoding uncharacterized protein LOC115953857 isoform X1, translating to MSTSVTSLLHRQFSSTSCTLCNFYFVFFVFGFSVQYTECGFYDWREPFSRQKGWLLWAGIGFLGTVTALTGASMSFLSGGSLQTDVLGRLLPLVGFQVSALLTWWASLVSLLHFLRRPCFEGF from the exons ATGTCCACCTCCGTCACTAGTCTCCTCCACCGCCAATTTTCTAGTACCTCCTGTAccctttgtaatttttattttgtattttttgtttttgggttttcagtTCAATATACAGAGTGTGGGTTTTATG ATTGGAGGGAACCCTTTAGTCGACAGAAAGGATGGCTATTGTGGGCAGGGATTGGCTTTCTTGGTACTGTAACAGCCTTAACAGGAGCTTCTATGTCCTTTCTCAGTGGTGGGAGCCTACAA ACTGATGTTCTAGGTCGCTTGCTTCCACTAGTTGGATTTCAAGTATCAG CACTGCTTACTTGGTGGGCATCACTAGTGTCTTTGCTCCACTTCTTGAGGAGACCTTGTTTCGAGGGTTTTTAA